DNA sequence from the Clostridia bacterium genome:
ACGCCTGATAAACGAATAAATCCGGTGCTTTCCGGTTTGTTGTTCTTCCCGAAGATCAGTCAAAAATAAGAATAATCTATCCAAAAACGCCGCGTCTTTCGACGCGGCGTTTTTCTTTCTGACCTTGACCGAATGAAGATCAATCGGCCTCACCGAAAAAACTCAATAGTTTTCGACGACGATCTCAAAATATGCCTGCGGATGAGCGCAGACGGGGCAGACCTGCGGAGCGGACTTGCCGACGTGGATATGACCGCAGTTGCGGCACTTCCACATATAAGTTCCGTCCTTCTCGAAAACAGCGCCGGCCTCGAGCGCCGCAAGCAGCTTGCGGTATCTCTCCTCGTGCGCCTTCTCGATCTTCGCTACGCCCTCGAACTGTGCGGCGATCTGGAGGAAGCCCTCCTCCTTCGCCTCCGCGGCCATGCGCGGATACATATCGGTCCACTCGCCGTTTTCGCCGGAGGCGGCGGCGAGAAGGTTCTCGGCGGTCGAGCCGATGCCGTTCAGGTGCTTGAACCACAGCTTCGCGTGCTCCTTCTCGTTTAACGCGGTCTCCTCAAAAATGGCGGCTATCTGCTCGTAGCCCTCCTTCTTCGCCTTAGAAGCGAAGTAGGTGTACTTGTTCCTCGCCTGCGATTCGCCGGCGAACGCCTCCATCAGATTTTTTTCGGTTTTGCTTCCTTTAAGTTCCATTAAAATCAGACCTCCTTTCAAGTAAAAGAATAACATATTTTTAATGATTTGTAAATAGTAAAATCAGTCTATTATGAAACAGCTTCGCAATTTGTTGTGAAACCGCTTGCATTCACGCTTCGTGTGTGATATACTGTATAATGGCGGCAGATGAGGGACGCGATGCCGTTTCCGCCGCCGGACGACCCGCAAACAGCGCTTTGCGAACGCATTTTACCTCGAAAGGACGAGTGAATATGAAAAAAGTCGGTTTCACCGAAACGGTGCTGAGGGACGCCAATCAGTCGCTCATCGCCACGCGCCTTCCCTTCGATAAGTTCGAGGGGATACTTGAAACGATGAACAAGGCGGGCTACTACTCCGTCGAATGCTGGGGCGGAGCGACCTTCGACTCCTGCCTGCGCTATCTGAACGAGGACCCGTGGGAGCGCCTCCGCAGGATCAAGGAGAAGATGCCCGATACCAAGCTGCAGATGCTGCTGCGCGGTCAGAACCTGCTCGGCTACAAGCACTATCCGGACGACGTCGTCCGCCGCTTCGTGCAGCTTTCCGTCAAAAACGGCATAGACATCATCCGCATTTTCGACGCGCTCAACGACATCCGCAACATCAAAGTCGCGGTGGAAGAAACGCTGAAATGCGGCGCCCACGCCTCCGGCGCGATCTCCTACACCACCAGCCCGGTGCATACGCTCGAGAACTACGTCAAGCTCTGCAAGGAGATGCAGGAAATGGGCGTCAACTCCATCTGCATCAAGGATATGGCGGGCGTCATGGCTCCGGACGAGGCGTACGACCTCGTTTCCGCGATCAAGAACGCCGTCGACCTGCCGCTCGTCGTCCACACGCACTGCACGACCGGCCTCGCGTTCATGACCTACCTTAAAGCCGTCGAAGCCGGCGCCGACGTCATCGACACGGCGACCTCCTGCTTCTCCGGCGGCACCTCCCAGCCCGCGACCGAAACGCTCGCGTTCGCGCTGCGCCGCCTCGGCTATGAAGTCGACCTCGACGACGCCGTCACGAAGCAGGTCAACGACTGGTTCAAGCCCGTCCGCGACGAGTTCCTCGAAGCCGGCAAGCTGAACCCCCGCGTGCTCGCGACCGACACCGACGCGCTGAACTACAAGATCCCCGGCGGAATGCTCTCCAACCTCATCGCGCAGCTGAAGGCGCAGAACGCGCTCGACCGCCTGCCCGAGGTGCTTGAAGAGACCCCCCGCGTCCGCAAGGACATGGGCTATCCTCCGCTGGTAACTCCGATGAGCCAGATGGTCGGCGTCCAGGCGGCGACGAACGTCCTGCAGGGCGAACGCTACAAGACCATCAGCAAGGAGATAAAGGCGTACCTCCGCGGCGAATACGGCCGCGCCCCCGGCGAGATCGACGCCGACCTTATGAAGAAGGGACTTGAGGGCGAGGAGCGCATCACCTGCCGCTTCGCCGACACGCTCGAGCCGCAGATAGAGAAGGCGCGCGCCGAGATCGGCGACCTCGCCGAGAGCGACGAGGACGTCCTCTCCTACATCGCCTTCCCG
Encoded proteins:
- a CDS encoding pyruvate carboxylase subunit B encodes the protein MKKVGFTETVLRDANQSLIATRLPFDKFEGILETMNKAGYYSVECWGGATFDSCLRYLNEDPWERLRRIKEKMPDTKLQMLLRGQNLLGYKHYPDDVVRRFVQLSVKNGIDIIRIFDALNDIRNIKVAVEETLKCGAHASGAISYTTSPVHTLENYVKLCKEMQEMGVNSICIKDMAGVMAPDEAYDLVSAIKNAVDLPLVVHTHCTTGLAFMTYLKAVEAGADVIDTATSCFSGGTSQPATETLAFALRRLGYEVDLDDAVTKQVNDWFKPVRDEFLEAGKLNPRVLATDTDALNYKIPGGMLSNLIAQLKAQNALDRLPEVLEETPRVRKDMGYPPLVTPMSQMVGVQAATNVLQGERYKTISKEIKAYLRGEYGRAPGEIDADLMKKGLEGEERITCRFADTLEPQIEKARAEIGDLAESDEDVLSYIAFPQQAEKFLTDRRANAENKAKYTIEAI
- a CDS encoding rubrerythrin family protein — its product is MELKGSKTEKNLMEAFAGESQARNKYTYFASKAKKEGYEQIAAIFEETALNEKEHAKLWFKHLNGIGSTAENLLAAASGENGEWTDMYPRMAAEAKEEGFLQIAAQFEGVAKIEKAHEERYRKLLAALEAGAVFEKDGTYMWKCRNCGHIHVGKSAPQVCPVCAHPQAYFEIVVENY